From one Ctenopharyngodon idella isolate HZGC_01 chromosome 15, HZGC01, whole genome shotgun sequence genomic stretch:
- the fzd4 gene encoding frizzled-4, which produces MARFGFGLALLALVLGLAHAFGDEEEMTCDPIRISMCQDLGYNVTKMPNLVGNVLQSDAELQLTTFTPLIQYGCSSQLKFFLCSVYVPMCTEKVPIPIGPCGSMCLSVKRKCLPVLQEFGFVWPELLNCSLFPPTNDQNHMCMEGPGDEDPLFHAVRPVPPQEEECLALGAGVEQYAWVKRSGSCSLQCGYDSGLYRRQAKVFTDVWMAVWAVLCFISTTFTVLTFLVDSSRFSYPERPIIFLSMCCNIYSVAFIVRLTVGRERISCDLEEAAVPVLVQEGLKNTGCAIVFLLTYFFGMASSIWWVILTLTWFLAAGLKWGHEAIEMHSSYFHIAAWAIPAVKTIVILIMRLVDADDLAGMCYVGNQNLDALTGFVVAPLFTYLVIGTLFIAAGLVALFKIRSNLQKDGTKTDKLERLMVKIGVFSVLYTVPATCVIACYFYEISNWTDFRQSARDSYMAAEMLRIFMSLLVGITSGMWVWSAKTLHTWQRCSHRLVHTGRNNRVKRTANGWVKPGKGNETVV; this is translated from the exons ATGGCTCGGTTCGGGTTCGGGCTCGCGCTGCTGGCGCTCGTTTTGGGGCTCGCGCACGCGTTCGGGGACGAGGAGGAGATGACCTGCGACCCGATTCGCATCTCCATGTGTCAGGATTTGGGATACAATGTGACCAAGATGCCGAACTTGGTTGGAAACGTGCTGCAGTCCGACGCCGAGCTCCAACTGACCACATTTACACCGTTAATACAGTACGGCTGCTCGAGCCAGCTGAAG TTCTTCTTGTGCTCCGTCTACGTTCCCATGTGCACTGAGAAGGTTCCCATTCCGATCGGCCCGTGCGGCAGCATGTGCTTGTCCGTAAAGAGGAAGTGTCTTCCAGTCCTGCAGGAGTTTGGCTTTGTGTGGCCGGAGCTCCTGAACTGCAGCCTTTTCCCGCCTACGAACGATCAGAACCACATGTGCATGGAGGGTCCGGGAGACGAAGACCCGCTGTTCCACGCCGTCCGCCCTGTGCCGCCGCAGGAGGAGGAGTGTTTGGCGCTGGGTGCCGGCGTTGAGCAGTACGCCTGGGTGAAGCGCAGCGGAAGCTGCTCGCTGCAGTGTGGATACGACTCGGGATTGTATCGGCGGCAGGCCAAAGTCTTTACGGACGTGTGGATGGCGGTGTGGGCGGTTCTCTGCTTCATCTCCACCACGTTCACCGTGCTGACATTCTTGGTCGACTCCTCGCGGTTCTCCTACCCGGAGCGGCCCATTATTTTCCTCAGCATGTGCTGCAACATTTACAGCGTGGCTTTCATCGTACGGCTGACCGTCGGACGCGAGCGCATCTCCTGCGACCTGGAAGAGGCGGCCGTGCCTGTTCTAGTGCAAGAGGGGCTGAAGAACACGGGTTGCGCTATTGTCTTCCTCCTCACGTATTTCTTCGGCATGGCCAGCTCAATCTGGTGGGTGATCCTGACACTCACTTGGTTCCTGGCGGCTGGGCTGAAGTGGGGTCACGAGGCCATCGAAATGCACAGTTCGTACTTCCACATCGCGGCTTGGGCCATTCCCGCCGTCAAGACCATTGTAATCCTCATCATGCGGCTGGTGGACGCCGACGACCTCGCCGGCATGTGCTACGTGGGCAACCAGAACTTGGATGCGCTCACCGGGTTCGTGGTGGCGCCGCTTTTCACGTACCTAGTGATCGGGACGCTGTTCATCGCCGCCGGGTTGGTGGCGCTGTTTAAGATCCGCTCCAATTTGCAAAAGGACGGGACGAAGACGGACAAGCTGGAGCGGCTGATGGTGAAAATTGGCGTGTTTTCCGTGCTCTACACGGTGCCGGCCACTTGCGTCATTGCGTGCTACTTCTATGAAATTTCCAATTGGACTGACTTTCGTCAGTCAGCACGGGATTCGTACATGGCGGCGGAGATGTTGCGGATCTTTATGTCTCTCCTGGTGGGAATCACATCGGGAATGTGGGTCTGGTCCGCCAAAACTCTTCACACGTGGCAGCGATGTTCCCACCGACTCGTGCACACTGGGCGAAACAATCGCGTCAAACGGACCGCCAACGGCTGGGTCAAACCGGGCAAAGGCAACGAGACCGTTGTGTGA